From the genome of Paracoccus seriniphilus, one region includes:
- a CDS encoding EI24 domain-containing protein has translation MTVIRALASGWADLLRPRILTLVLTGIGLTIALFIALQAATFWLIRYFASGNLSLPWLGEIDIGHALSWGSLALFPVLGFFLMAPVAAGFSGLFAERVADAVEEIHYPNHRGQPLDFLDGLLESLAVMLAVIGVGILTLILSPVLGPLSPVLFYGANGWLLGREFFQMAARRHLKETQATALRRTYATRVTMAGALVAVGLTIPFVNIAVPLLAAAAFTHLFHMISGISDQDPRYRRG, from the coding sequence ATGACCGTCATTCGCGCATTGGCCTCTGGCTGGGCGGATTTGCTGCGCCCGCGGATCCTGACATTGGTGCTGACCGGCATTGGCCTGACCATCGCGCTGTTCATCGCGCTGCAGGCTGCGACCTTCTGGCTGATCCGGTATTTTGCCTCGGGCAATCTGTCGCTGCCATGGCTGGGCGAGATCGACATCGGTCATGCCCTGTCCTGGGGCTCTCTGGCGCTGTTTCCGGTTCTGGGATTCTTCCTGATGGCACCGGTCGCGGCGGGCTTTTCCGGGCTGTTTGCCGAGCGCGTCGCCGATGCGGTGGAAGAGATCCACTATCCCAACCACCGAGGCCAACCGCTGGATTTTCTGGACGGATTGCTGGAATCTCTGGCGGTCATGCTCGCCGTGATCGGGGTCGGCATCCTGACCCTGATCCTGTCGCCGGTTCTGGGCCCGCTGTCGCCGGTGCTGTTCTATGGGGCCAATGGCTGGCTGTTGGGGCGCGAGTTCTTTCAGATGGCCGCCCGCCGCCATCTGAAGGAAACACAGGCCACCGCCTTGAGGCGCACCTATGCAACCCGCGTGACGATGGCAGGTGCGCTGGTGGCTGTCGGGCTGACGATCCCCTTCGTGAACATTGCGGTGCCATTGCTGGCCGCCGCCGCATTCACCCATCTGTTTCACATGATCAGCGGAATATCTGATCAAGACCCTCGATATCGGCGCGGGTAA
- a CDS encoding arginyltransferase — MRHTLPHAPQFYVTAPQPCPYLHGRAERKLFTALHGENAVELNNALSRQGFRRSQNVLYRPSCESCVACMSARIRVADFRPSRTQRRLLRRNRSIRRLATSAWATEEQYDLFRQYLDNRHADGGMADMDIFEFAAMIEETPVKTRVIEYRGNAQQAGNGTEDVDHLAAVCLTDVLDDGLSLVYSFYDTTMSAASLGTYLILDHIEIARAAKLPYVYLGYWVPGSRKMDYKARFSALEIYKGGVWQDIGDPESHSNESHPLSVDPIVEQVARIALPQFNR; from the coding sequence ATGCGCCATACGCTGCCCCATGCGCCACAATTCTATGTGACCGCGCCGCAGCCATGCCCCTATCTGCATGGCCGCGCCGAACGCAAATTGTTCACGGCGCTGCACGGAGAGAACGCAGTCGAGTTGAACAATGCCCTGTCGCGGCAGGGATTCCGCAGATCCCAGAACGTGCTTTACCGGCCCAGTTGCGAAAGCTGTGTCGCCTGCATGTCGGCGCGCATCCGGGTCGCCGATTTCAGGCCCAGCCGCACGCAGCGCCGCCTGCTGCGGCGCAACCGGTCGATCCGCCGGCTGGCCACCAGCGCCTGGGCAACCGAGGAACAATATGATCTGTTCCGCCAGTATCTGGACAATCGCCATGCCGATGGCGGCATGGCCGATATGGATATCTTCGAGTTCGCCGCGATGATCGAGGAAACGCCCGTCAAGACCCGCGTCATCGAATATCGCGGCAACGCGCAACAGGCCGGAAACGGCACCGAAGACGTGGATCATCTGGCCGCCGTCTGTCTGACCGATGTGCTGGATGACGGGCTGAGCCTTGTCTACAGCTTTTACGATACGACCATGAGCGCGGCGAGCCTGGGCACCTATCTGATCCTGGATCATATAGAGATCGCACGGGCGGCCAAACTGCCCTATGTCTATCTGGGCTATTGGGTGCCGGGCAGCCGCAAGATGGATTACAAGGCGCGCTTCTCTGCGCTGGAAATCTACAAGGGCGGGGTCTGGCAGGATATCGGCGACCCCGAGTCCCATTCAAATGAGTCTCATCCGCTGTCCGTCGATCCGATCGTCGAGCAGGTAGCGCGGATCGCCCTGCCACAATTCAACCGATAG
- a CDS encoding DUF167 domain-containing protein, giving the protein MTDLTHLAKPGTQIPVRATPQAGRNEIRVEDGQIRIYVTVTPEKGKANERIRKLLAKALGIAKSRLVLMRGETSRDKLFRVD; this is encoded by the coding sequence ATGACCGACCTGACCCATCTGGCAAAACCCGGCACGCAGATCCCCGTGCGCGCGACCCCGCAGGCGGGGCGCAACGAAATCCGTGTCGAGGACGGTCAGATCCGCATCTATGTCACGGTCACGCCCGAAAAGGGCAAGGCCAATGAACGTATCCGAAAGCTGCTTGCCAAGGCGCTGGGGATCGCCAAGTCAAGACTGGTGCTGATGCGGGGCGAAACCTCGCGCGACAAGCTGTTTCGCGTCGATTAA
- the ilvN gene encoding acetolactate synthase small subunit yields the protein MNALNIQKGASSHSAYDLRDPNAEYEERHTLAVMVENEPGVLARVIGLFSGRGYNIDSLTVAEVDHAGHQSRITVVTRGTPAIIEQIKAQLGRIVPVHEVHDLTVEGPSVERELGLFKVAGQGDKRVEALRIAEIFRANVVDSTLESFVFELVGTSSKLDAFADLMRPLGLSDLARTGVAALARGA from the coding sequence ATGAATGCACTGAACATCCAGAAGGGCGCGTCCAGCCACTCGGCTTATGACCTGCGCGACCCCAATGCCGAATATGAAGAACGTCACACGCTGGCGGTCATGGTTGAAAACGAACCCGGCGTTCTGGCCCGGGTCATCGGCCTGTTTTCCGGGCGCGGCTACAACATCGACAGCCTGACGGTTGCCGAGGTCGATCACGCGGGACATCAGTCACGCATCACCGTCGTCACCCGCGGCACACCCGCGATCATCGAACAGATCAAGGCACAGCTTGGACGAATCGTTCCCGTTCACGAAGTGCACGATCTGACGGTCGAAGGCCCTTCGGTCGAGCGTGAACTGGGACTGTTCAAGGTCGCGGGACAGGGTGACAAGCGTGTCGAGGCGCTGCGGATCGCCGAGATTTTCCGGGCGAATGTCGTTGATTCGACGCTGGAAAGCTTTGTGTTCGAACTGGTCGGAACATCATCCAAGCTGGATGCTTTTGCCGATCTCATGCGACCGCTGGGTCTCTCGGATCTGGCGCGGACCGGCGTGGCGGCTCTGGCGCGCGGTGCCTGA
- a CDS encoding M48 family metalloprotease has product MSNSILARICAATVLVGALALTACTPVPVEPTQDRASAPVTERAPVMENDGTPESTARTFISVMSRMEPAVERECRQRRTQPINCDFLFVIDDRPGQEPNAYQTVDETGRPIIALTLSLIAATRNGDEIAFVVGHEASHHVLNHLDRKAGAAAVGAEILGSIASVYGGDEDAIETAQRIGASVGSRYYSKEWELQADYLGAIMALNAGYDPVHGAQFFARIPDPGDHILGTHPSRAARIAQVQRAVEDVRNGRVY; this is encoded by the coding sequence ATGAGCAACAGCATCTTGGCTCGCATTTGTGCGGCGACCGTGCTGGTCGGCGCCTTGGCTCTGACGGCCTGTACCCCGGTTCCGGTGGAGCCGACGCAGGATCGTGCTTCGGCGCCGGTGACAGAGCGCGCGCCCGTCATGGAAAATGACGGCACGCCGGAAAGCACTGCGCGCACATTCATCAGCGTCATGAGCCGCATGGAACCCGCCGTCGAGCGCGAATGCCGGCAGCGGCGGACCCAGCCGATCAACTGTGACTTCCTCTTCGTCATCGATGACCGGCCGGGGCAGGAACCCAATGCCTATCAGACCGTGGATGAAACCGGCCGCCCGATCATCGCCTTGACCCTGTCCCTGATCGCGGCCACGCGGAATGGGGATGAAATCGCCTTTGTCGTGGGCCATGAGGCCAGCCACCACGTGCTGAACCATCTGGACCGCAAGGCAGGGGCTGCAGCCGTCGGGGCAGAGATTCTGGGCAGCATCGCCTCGGTCTATGGCGGCGATGAAGATGCCATCGAAACGGCACAGCGTATCGGGGCCTCGGTGGGATCGCGCTATTATTCCAAGGAATGGGAGCTGCAGGCTGACTACCTTGGTGCGATCATGGCGCTTAACGCGGGATATGATCCGGTGCATGGGGCGCAGTTCTTTGCCCGCATTCCCGATCCCGGCGATCATATCCTGGGCACCCACCCCTCTCGGGCTGCCCGGATAGCCCAGGTCCAACGGGCCGTGGAAGACGTTCGCAACGGTCGGGTGTATTGA
- a CDS encoding acetolactate synthase 3 large subunit, with protein MSRMMTGARMVVEALRDQGVDTVFGYPGGAVLPIYDEIFQQNDITHVLVRHEQGAVHMAEGYARATGKPGVVLVTSGPGATNAVTGLTDALLDSIPLVVLSGQVPTFMIGTDGFQEADTVGITRPCTKHNWLVKDTSKLSETIHKGFQVATSGRPGPVLIDIPKDVQFATAEYVGPKQVETGRYQPVRKGDINAITRLVEMIEQAERPILYTGGGVINSGPGASQLLRELADATGIPVTSTLMGLGAYPASGPNWIGMLGMHGLYEANLAMHGCDLMINIGARFDDRITGRIADFSPGSVKAHIDIDPSSINKVIHVDLPIVGDVGHVLEDLLKVWKSRGRKTNKAALGKWWEQIEGWKSKNCLFFRNSDTIIKPQHALQRLEALTKGHDRYVTTEVGQHQMWAAQFLGFDEPNHWMTSGGLGTMGYGLPASIGVQMAHPEALVINVAGDASWLMNMQEMGTAVQFRLPVKQFILNNERLGMVRQWQQLLHGERYSQSWSDSLPDFIKLAEAFGCKGAQVRDPKDLDAAIQEMIDYDGPFILDVLVEKHENCFPMIPSGKPHNEMLLGDAETQGAIQSEGAVLV; from the coding sequence ATGTCCCGAATGATGACGGGTGCAAGAATGGTGGTCGAAGCGCTGCGCGATCAGGGCGTCGATACCGTATTCGGCTATCCGGGCGGGGCGGTCCTACCCATCTACGACGAGATATTCCAGCAGAACGACATCACTCATGTGTTGGTGCGTCACGAACAGGGTGCGGTGCATATGGCCGAGGGTTATGCCCGCGCCACCGGCAAGCCCGGGGTTGTTCTGGTGACATCAGGGCCGGGAGCGACCAACGCCGTGACCGGGCTGACCGATGCCCTGCTGGATTCGATCCCGCTCGTGGTGCTGTCGGGACAGGTTCCGACCTTCATGATCGGCACAGATGGCTTTCAGGAGGCCGATACCGTCGGCATCACCCGCCCCTGCACCAAGCACAACTGGCTGGTGAAGGACACCAGCAAGCTGTCGGAAACGATCCACAAGGGTTTCCAGGTCGCCACATCCGGCCGCCCCGGACCGGTTCTGATCGACATCCCCAAGGATGTTCAGTTCGCAACTGCCGAATACGTCGGCCCCAAGCAGGTCGAGACGGGCCGCTATCAGCCGGTGCGCAAGGGCGACATCAATGCGATTACCCGCCTTGTCGAAATGATCGAACAGGCCGAACGCCCGATCCTGTATACCGGCGGCGGTGTGATCAATTCCGGGCCGGGTGCCAGCCAGCTGCTGCGCGAACTGGCCGATGCGACCGGCATTCCAGTGACCTCGACCCTGATGGGGCTGGGCGCCTATCCGGCCTCGGGTCCGAACTGGATCGGGATGCTGGGCATGCACGGTCTGTATGAGGCCAATCTGGCCATGCATGGCTGTGACCTGATGATCAATATCGGCGCGCGTTTCGACGACCGCATAACCGGGCGCATCGCGGATTTCAGCCCCGGCTCGGTCAAGGCGCATATCGACATCGATCCTTCGTCGATCAACAAGGTCATCCATGTCGATCTGCCCATCGTTGGCGATGTCGGCCATGTTCTGGAAGACCTGCTGAAGGTGTGGAAATCGCGCGGACGCAAGACCAACAAGGCGGCGCTTGGCAAATGGTGGGAACAGATCGAGGGCTGGAAGTCCAAGAACTGCCTGTTCTTCCGCAACAGCGATACGATCATCAAGCCCCAGCATGCGCTGCAGCGCCTTGAGGCCCTGACCAAGGGACATGACCGCTATGTCACCACCGAGGTCGGCCAGCATCAGATGTGGGCGGCGCAATTCCTGGGCTTTGACGAACCGAATCACTGGATGACCTCGGGCGGCCTGGGAACGATGGGCTATGGGCTGCCGGCATCGATCGGCGTGCAGATGGCGCATCCCGAAGCCCTGGTCATCAATGTCGCGGGTGACGCCAGTTGGCTGATGAACATGCAGGAAATGGGCACGGCCGTGCAGTTCCGCCTGCCGGTCAAGCAGTTCATCCTGAACAACGAACGTCTGGGCATGGTCCGCCAATGGCAGCAATTGCTGCATGGTGAACGCTATAGCCAAAGCTGGTCGGACAGCCTGCCCGATTTCATCAAGCTGGCCGAAGCCTTTGGCTGCAAGGGCGCGCAGGTTCGTGACCCCAAGGATCTGGACGCCGCGATCCAGGAAATGATCGACTACGATGGCCCCTTCATCCTGGATGTTCTGGTCGAAAAGCATGAAAACTGCTTCCCGATGATCCCCTCGGGCAAACCGCATAACGAAATGCTGCTGGGCGACGCCGAAACCCAGGGAGCGATTCAGTCCGAAGGCGCGGTTCTGGTCTGA
- a CDS encoding nitroreductase family protein — translation MDHRNPDALKFLAQRRSHPPKLLTGPAPDRSEIMQLLKLAARVPDHGKLEPWRFVVLQRETLDRLAPILRQEVLASGQDAAAAEKAASAFASPLVVAVISSPVDSPKIPEWEQFLSAGAVCLGLVNAALASGWGAAWLTGHAAANKGFGQAHLGLAEHERVAGLIHIGTRGETPPERPRPDLDTKTTWLA, via the coding sequence ATGGACCACCGCAACCCGGACGCCCTGAAATTCCTGGCACAGCGCCGCTCGCATCCGCCCAAGCTCTTGACCGGCCCCGCACCCGACCGCAGCGAGATCATGCAGTTGCTGAAGCTGGCCGCGCGGGTGCCTGATCACGGCAAGCTTGAGCCCTGGCGCTTCGTGGTCCTGCAACGCGAGACATTGGACCGACTGGCGCCGATCCTTCGGCAAGAGGTGCTGGCATCGGGACAGGACGCCGCCGCCGCAGAAAAAGCCGCCTCGGCCTTTGCCTCTCCGCTGGTGGTTGCGGTGATCTCGTCGCCGGTAGACAGCCCGAAAATTCCCGAATGGGAACAGTTCCTGTCTGCGGGCGCAGTCTGCCTTGGCCTTGTGAATGCGGCGCTGGCCTCGGGCTGGGGCGCGGCCTGGCTGACCGGCCATGCTGCAGCGAACAAGGGCTTCGGACAGGCTCATCTGGGTCTGGCCGAACACGAACGCGTTGCCGGGCTGATCCATATTGGCACGCGCGGCGAGACACCGCCCGAACGGCCCCGCCCCGATCTGGACACCAAGACGACCTGGTTGGCATGA